From Coffea arabica cultivar ET-39 chromosome 10e, Coffea Arabica ET-39 HiFi, whole genome shotgun sequence, one genomic window encodes:
- the LOC113712473 gene encoding endo-1,4-beta-xylanase 1: MKRLCCCFKRRIPKQFSENSPSQSLKVDMENPSEGNANNAFQSENLAENVRTMRNSSDINIIDNHDFSRGLHSWHPNCCEAYVISAYSSTIEGNSPKPGTYAVITNRKEPWQGLEQDITSRVSTGSTYMVSARVGVSGALQGYADVLATLKLEYRNMDTSYLFIGRRSVSKDCWENLEGTFLLSTMPDRVIFYLEGPSPGVNLLIESVVVSCSSSSWCNSQSKGSPLFEEENIITNWKFDDGLNGWSGRGCKVVLHDSMADGKIVPQSGKLFAAATERTQSWNGIQQEITGKVNRKLAYEVSSVVRIYGNNVTNADVQATLWVQAADMREQYIGIAKVKATDKEWVQMQGKFLLNGSPSRVVIYLEGPPPGTDILLNSLVVKHAAKVPPSPPPVIEDVVFGVNIIANSDLNDGTNGWFPLGNCTLSVGTGSPHIIPPMARDSLGAHQPPSGRYILVTKRTQTWMGPAQMITDKVKLYVTYQVSGWIRIAPGPTSPQSVNVALGVDDQWVNGGQVEIRDDRWHEIGGSFRIEKKPAKVMVYVQGPASGIDFMVAGLQIFPVDRHARFRSLRRQTDKIRKHDIILKLSGSDSGSLLGTLIRVKQTQNSFPFGSCLMRTNMDNEDFVDFFVKHFNWAVFGNELKWYWTEAQQGNFNYKDADELLNLCTSHNIQVRGHCIFWEVENTVQQWIRNLSQSDLKTAVQNRLTGLLTRYKGKFRHYDVNNEMMHGSFYQDRLGKDIRADMFKTANQLDPSAILFVNDYHVEDGCDTRSSPEKYIEHILDLQEQGAPVGGIGIQGHIDSPVGPVVCSALNDLGILGLPIWFTELDVSSDNEHIRADDLEVMLREAFAHPAVDGVMLWGFWELFTSRENSHLVNAEGDLNEAGRRYLALKEEWLSHAHGHIDEQGQFSFRGFQGSYQVEIFSTKGKVIKTFAVDKGEEPLIISIDL; encoded by the exons ATGAAGCGGCTGTGTTGCTGCTTCAAACGTCGAATTCCGAAGCAATTTTCTGAGAACAGTCCTTCGCAG AGTTTGAAAGTTGACATGGAGAACCCATCAGAGGGCAATGCCAATAATGCGTTCCAATCTGAG AATTTGGCGGAAAATGTGAGAACTATGAGGAACAGTTCTGATATTAATATCATCGATAACCACGACTTCTCTAGAGGGCTTCATTCATGGCATCCGAATTGTTGTGAGGCCTATGTGATCTCAGCTTACTCAAGTACCATTGAAGGAAACTCGCCCAAACCTGGCACTTATGCTGTCATTACAAACCGGAAGGAACCTTGGCAAGGCTTGGAGCAAGATATCACAAGCCGAGTCTCTACTGGTTCCACATATATGGTGTCTGCACGTGTTGGTGTATCAGGTGCTCTTCAGGGATATGCTGATGTCCTAGCAACATTAAAACTGGAATACAGGAACATGGATACTAGCTACTTGTTCATTGGAAG AAGGTCTGTTTCGAAAGATTGCTGGGAGAATTTAGAAGGCACATTCTTGCTGTCGACAATGCCTGATAGGGTGATATTTTATCTGGAAGGGCCTTCACCCGGTGTGAACCTGCTTATAGAATCAGTAGTAGTCTCTTGTTCTAGCTCCAGTTGGTGTAAT AGCCAGAGCAAAGGATCTCCATTGTTTGAAGAAGAGAACATCATAACAAATTGGAAGTTTGATGATGGTCTTAATGGTTGGTCTGGTAGAGGCTGCAAGGTTGTTTTGCATGACTCAATGGCAGATGGCAAAATTGTTCCACAATCCGGGAAATTGTTTGCAGCTGCTACAGAACGTACTCAGAGCTGGAATGGCATTCAGCAGGAGATAACAGGGAAAGTAAACCGGAAGCTTGCTTATGAGGTTAGTTCGGTAGTTCGCATCTATGGTAACAATGTAACCAATGCAGACGTTCAGGCGACATTGTGGGTTCAGGCTGCAGACATGCGCGAGCAGTACATAGGCATTGCAAA AGTGAAGGCAACAGACAAGGAATGGGTGCAGATGCAAGGAAAATTTCTTCTTAACGGTTCGCCATCGAGAGTAGTGATTTACTTAGAAGGTCCACCTCCGGGCACTGATATACTTCTTAATAGCTTGGTGGTAAAACATGCTGCTAAAGTACCTCCTTCACCTCCTCCAGTAATCGAG GATGTAGTTTTCGGTGTTAATATCATTGCCAACAGTGACCTTAATGATGGCACAAATGGGTGGTTTCCACTTGGCAACTGCACTCTTAGCGTTGGAACTGGCTCACCACATATAATTCCTCCCATGGCTAGAGATTCTCTAGGAGCTCATCAGCCACCAAGTGGTCGCTACATCCTTGTGACAAAACGAACCCAAACATGGATGGGTCCTGCTCAGATGATTACTGACAAAGTAAAACTCTACGTGACATATCAAGTATCCGGGTGGATTCGAATTGCTCCCGGCCCTACTAGCCCCCAGAGTGTGAACGTTGCTCTTGGTGTGGATGACCAATGGGTTAACGGCGGACAAGTTGAGATTCGTGATGATAGATGGCATGAAATTGGTGGGTCAtttagaattgaaaaaaaaccTGCTAAGGTGATGGTTTATGTTCAGGGTCCTGCTTCAGGCATTGACTTCATGGTTGCTGGACTGCAAATATTTCCAGTTGACAGGCATGCCAGGTTTAGATCCTTGAGGAGACAAACAGATAAG ATACGAAAGCATGACATCATCTTGAAATTATCAGGATCAGATTCTGGCAGCTTGCTTGGTACCTTAATCAGAGTAAAACAAACTCAAAACAGCTTTCCCTTCGGATCATGTTTGATGAGAACAAATATGGACAATGAAGACTTTGTTGATTTCTTTGTGAAGCATTTTAATTGGGCAGTCTTTGGAAATGAACTGAAGTGGTATTGGACGGAAGCACAGCAAGGAAACTTTAATTATAAGGATGCCGATGAACTCTTGAACCTCTGCACCAGCCACAACATTCAAGTCCGTGGGCATTGCATCTTCTGGGAGGTTGAGAACACAGTTCAGCAATGGATACGCAATTTGAGTCAAAGTGACTTGAAGACTGCCGTTCAAAACCGTCTTACAGGGCTTCTTACACGCTACAAGGGTAAATTCCGACACTATGATGTGAACAATGAGATGATGCATGGCTCATTCTATCAAGACCGGTTGGGCAAAGATATCCGGGCAGACATGTTCAAGACTGCAAACCAACTAGACCCATCTGCTATCCTGTTTGTGAATGATTACCATGTCGAGGATGGTTGCGACACCCGGTCATCGCCAGAAAAGTACATAGAGCACATACTTGACCTCCAGGAGCAGGGTGCACCTGTTGGAGGAATAGGTATTCAGGGGCATATAGATAGTCCAGTGGGACCTGTTGTCTGCTCTGCACTTAATGATTTAGGTATTCTTGGGCTTCCAATCTGGTTCACGGAACTTGATGTGTCTTCGGACAACGAGCACATTAGGGCCGACGATTTGGAAGTAATGCTTCGGGAAGCTTTTGCTCATCCAGCAGTAGATGGTGTTATGTTGTGGGGATTCTGGGAACTGTTCACGAGCAGGGAAAACTCTCATCTAGTGAATGCAGAAGGTGACCTAAATGAAGCGGGTCGGAGATATCTTGCCCTTAAGGAGGAGTGGTTGTCCCATGCTCACGGCCATATTGATGAACAGGGACAATTCTCCTTCAGAGGATTTCAGGGATCATATCAAGTGGAAATTTTCAGCACCAAAGGAAAAGTCATCAAGACATTTGCTGTTGACAAGGGCGAGGAACCGCTGATAATATCCATAGACCTATAG